A genomic window from Lotus japonicus ecotype B-129 chromosome 1, LjGifu_v1.2 includes:
- the LOC130726954 gene encoding uncharacterized protein LOC130726954 isoform X1: protein MRDDMLNMHPRRTIAQLNESNENVVSITHAGILGVFRDQPWTYPSCICHEELVVRRGVYECVKCDRFFYKMIRRYRLKLEVFDGGNKAVFFLNDAQVKDVLNMLPADIFSPLDLDLDSEYPVEVERQVVGRDMLFKVSKVPGLTFIGYPCYEVMRVCSDPEITSVFLSEVNEVVGDQFVQAEVSVSKRVKRKLKLGTNGSTDNIDVKLGKVEGNVLRKLEFGSDDVSSCEDGMIFEINRLEALKISDGFFGISGSEFETSLSSTSGSKVQDMV, encoded by the exons ATGAGGGATGATATGCTGAATATGCATCCGAGGAGAACCATAGCGCAGCTTAATGAATCCAACGAG AATGTTGTCTCTATTACGCATGCTGGTATTCTTGGAGTTTTTAGAGATCAACCTTGGACGTATCCTTCATGTATATGTCATGAGGAATTGGTTGTGCGTAGAGGTGTTTATGAGTGTGTTAAATGCGACCGCTTTTTTTACAAGATGATTAGAAG GTATCGTCTGAAACTGGAAGTCTTTGATGGTGGAAATAAGGCTGTATTTTTCCTTAATGATGCCCAAGTGAAGGATGTGCTTAATATGCTCCCTGCTGATATTTTTAGTCCATTGGAT CTTGATCTTGATTCTGAGTATCCTGTTGAAGTTGAGAGACAAGTTGTTGGTAGGGATATGTTGTTCAAAGTATCTAAGGTTCCTGGTTTGACATTTATTGGTTATCCTTGCTATGAGGTTATGCGAGTCTGCTCTGATCCTGAAATTACCTCAGTCTTCTTATCTGAG GTAAATGAAGTTGTTGGGGATCAATTTGTACAAGCTGAAGTATCTGTTTCAAAGAGGGTGAAAAGGAAATTGAAGTTGGGCACTAATGGTAGCACTGATAATATAGATGTGAAGTTAGGGAAGGTTGAAGGAAATGTTTTGAGGAAGTTAGAATTTGGTTCCGATGATGTGTCGAGTTGTGAGGATGGAATGATTTTTGAAATCAATCGTCTCGAGGCACTTAAAATCTCTGATGGTTTTTTTGGTATTTCTGGATCTGAATTTGAGACTTCTCTGTCATCAACTTCTGGGAGCAAGGTTCAGGATATGGTGTGA
- the LOC130726954 gene encoding uncharacterized protein LOC130726954 isoform X2, whose translation MNPTRLIRNCCIYLLMSKNVVSITHAGILGVFRDQPWTYPSCICHEELVVRRGVYECVKCDRFFYKMIRRYRLKLEVFDGGNKAVFFLNDAQVKDVLNMLPADIFSPLDLDLDSEYPVEVERQVVGRDMLFKVSKVPGLTFIGYPCYEVMRVCSDPEITSVFLSEVNEVVGDQFVQAEVSVSKRVKRKLKLGTNGSTDNIDVKLGKVEGNVLRKLEFGSDDVSSCEDGMIFEINRLEALKISDGFFGISGSEFETSLSSTSGSKVQDMV comes from the exons ATGAATCCAACGAGGTTAATTCGAAATTGttgtatatatttattaatgtcAAAG AATGTTGTCTCTATTACGCATGCTGGTATTCTTGGAGTTTTTAGAGATCAACCTTGGACGTATCCTTCATGTATATGTCATGAGGAATTGGTTGTGCGTAGAGGTGTTTATGAGTGTGTTAAATGCGACCGCTTTTTTTACAAGATGATTAGAAG GTATCGTCTGAAACTGGAAGTCTTTGATGGTGGAAATAAGGCTGTATTTTTCCTTAATGATGCCCAAGTGAAGGATGTGCTTAATATGCTCCCTGCTGATATTTTTAGTCCATTGGAT CTTGATCTTGATTCTGAGTATCCTGTTGAAGTTGAGAGACAAGTTGTTGGTAGGGATATGTTGTTCAAAGTATCTAAGGTTCCTGGTTTGACATTTATTGGTTATCCTTGCTATGAGGTTATGCGAGTCTGCTCTGATCCTGAAATTACCTCAGTCTTCTTATCTGAG GTAAATGAAGTTGTTGGGGATCAATTTGTACAAGCTGAAGTATCTGTTTCAAAGAGGGTGAAAAGGAAATTGAAGTTGGGCACTAATGGTAGCACTGATAATATAGATGTGAAGTTAGGGAAGGTTGAAGGAAATGTTTTGAGGAAGTTAGAATTTGGTTCCGATGATGTGTCGAGTTGTGAGGATGGAATGATTTTTGAAATCAATCGTCTCGAGGCACTTAAAATCTCTGATGGTTTTTTTGGTATTTCTGGATCTGAATTTGAGACTTCTCTGTCATCAACTTCTGGGAGCAAGGTTCAGGATATGGTGTGA
- the LOC130709859 gene encoding uncharacterized protein LOC130709859 produces MNDAVNLFKVEYEDWIRNWPRAPSSDVTKLTARVISLWKTPDRYLPHVLSCMEIILVDNEGVKIQASVSKLQDGNFDLEVGFVYKISSFKVIPNDRHVRLTNNRFRLLFNVETNIFLSGDPSIPREAWSFVDSAEIERSMGTFPHLIDFMGLLTAVSTVRRIIVQGRVYKMIVMQIVDPTGLVRCLLLGEMVDLLMMELSSNWINRPIVILQYFRAKYIRGGIILQNVPHFSSLYINTSFEAVSSFSRRLIA; encoded by the exons ATGAACGATGCAGTTAATTTGTTCAAAGTTGAATATGAGGATTGGATTCGAAACTG GCCTAGGGCTCCCAGTTCAGATGTTACTAAGTTGACTGCTAGAGTCATTTCTTTATGGAAAACTCCTGATCGATATCTTCCACATGTGTTATCTTGCATGGAGATTATTTTGGTGGATAATgag GGTGTTAAGATTCAAGCATCAGTTTCTAAGTTGCAGGATGGAAATTTTGACCTCGAGGTTGGCTTTGTTTATAAGATATCATCTTTTAAGGTGATTCCAAATGATCGTCATGTTCGTCTTACGAACAACAGATTCAGGCTATTATTCAATGTTGAAACAAACATTTTTCTATCTGGAGATCCTTCAATACCTCGTGAAGCATGGTCCTTTGTTGACTCAGCAGAAATAGAAAGATCTATGGGAACTTTCCCACACTTGATTG aTTTTATGGGGTTGTTGACTGCTGTGTCAACTGTTAGGCGTATTATTGTCCAAGGAAGGGTTTACAAGATGATAGTTATGCAAATTGTGGATCCAAC TGGTTTGGTTCGTTGTTTGCTGCTTGGTGAAATGGTTGATTTATTGATGATGGAGCTGTCTTCAAACTGGATCAATCGGCCCATTGTCATTCTTCAGTATTTCCGAGCCAAATATATTCGGG GTGGAATTATTCTTCAAAACGTTCCTCATTTTTCAAGTCTATATATTAACACTAGTTTTGAGGCTGTGTCTTCATTTTCCCGCAG GTTGATTGCATAA
- the LOC130726968 gene encoding uncharacterized protein LOC130726968 isoform X2: protein MEAAVSKLDPITEKLEEGAVYEISNFLIVQNTGSQRYTRHSFRIILHTSTRIVPAKDDRIPLHGLSFFHIQNIMLVGDKFGYLVDVMGVLSAASRVKLLIKGNRIYKMMVIDIMDLTGKCSCVLVGDIVESISEYLSKDWVNRPTIGLRYVDVRKVDGKVKINCIPYVSKIYINHVYEEDWITGDRFIGLESDIPVEYICSPDLSFDIKDDMVGSNSMRTVAELLTVKQRGVAVVKACINAFINDCPWSYNSCWCHMELQMENGAYRCNRCYRDIGKTVRRYKIQLEVFDGYDNTIFVLNDAQANQCVGIQCEDLLNLNENAVPGRYPLILQEKLLSKELLFKVRTGAGTTYYGEQTFEVLAICDDVGVISNFSRSEAFLTPVKAKFCPPFTQFEEICDGHDTEDNGVAKLKETVHCGSSNIGVIHSLGCLSDSTHSSINQVIVHRPLKRKLMAEFQDSENGCGQLLQYVDQCGGSKLVEEYKSFSKGNCSGIQPIPSDCKSLEDDVEHVKGQSCKSQNCKLIE, encoded by the exons atgGAAGCAGCTGTATCAAAATTAGATCCTATTACTGAAAAGCTTGAGGAGGGTGCTGTTTATGAGATATCAAACTTCTTGATCGTTCAGAATACCGGATCTCAACGCTATACAAGGCATTCTTTCAGAATAATTTTGCATACTTCTACTAGAATTGTCCCAGCAAAGGATGATCGTATTCCATTGCATGGGTTGTCATTTTTTCACATTCAGAATATCATGTTAGTGGGAGATAAATTTGGCTACTTAGTAG ATGTAATGGGAGTGTTGTCAGCTGCATCTAGGGTCAAACTTCTGATCAAGGGTAATAGGATCTATAAGATGATGGTTATTGATATAATGGATTTAAC TGGGAAGTGTAGTTGTGTGCTGGTTGGTGATATAGTGGAAAGTATTTCTGAATACCTTAGTAAGGATTGGGTAAATAGGCCTACTATTGGTTTACGTTATGTTGATGTAAGAAAGGTTGATG GCAAAGTTAAGATTAATTGCATCCCATACGTTTCCAAGATTTACATCAATCATGTGTATGAAGAAGATTGGATAACGGGGGATAG GTTTATTGGTCTGGAATCAGATATTCCTGTTGAATATATTTGTAGCCCTGATTTGAGTTTTGACATTAAAGACGATATGGTTGGCTCTAACTCAATGAGAACTGTTGCTGAATTATTGACTGTTAAACAG CGAGGTGTTGCGGTTGTTAAAGCTTGTATCAATGCATTTATTAATGATTGCCCATGGTCTTATAATTCATGTTGGTGTCATATGGAACTCCAGATGGAAAATGGTGCTTATAGGTGCAATAGGTGTTATCGTGACATTGGCAAAACTGTCAGGAG GTATAAAATTCAGCTGGAAGTGTTTGATGGCTATGATAACACCATATTTGTGCTTAATGATGCTCAAGCAAATCAATGTGTTGGTATTCAATGCGAGGATTTACTTAATTTGAATGAG AATGCTGTTCCTGGTAGATATCCGTTGATACTCCAAGAGAAACTGCTTAGTAAAGAATTGCTGTTCAAGGTTCGTACGGGTGCTGGTACAACGTATTATGGTGAACAGACATTTGAGGTGCTGGCTATTTGTGATGATGTTGGTGTGATCTCCAACTTTAGTCGTAGTGAAGCATTCCTCACACCTGTTAAG GCTAAGTTTTGTCCGCCTTTCACTCAGTTTGAAGAAATTTGTGATGGTCATGATACTGAAGATAATGGAGTTGCGAAGCTTAAAGAAACAGTCCATTGTGGTAGTAGCAATATTGGGGTAATACATTCCTTGGGTTGTCTATCTGACTCTACTCATTCATCCATTAACCAAGTTATTGTTCATCGTCCGCTGAAAAGGAAATTGATGGCAGAATTTCAAGATTCTGAGAATGGTTGTGGTCAGTTACTTCAGTATGTTGATCAGTGTGGTGGGAGTAAATTGGTTGAGGAGTATAAGTCATTTTCTAAAGGGAATTGTAGTGGAATCCAGCCTATTCCTTCTGATTGCAAAAGTCTGGAAGATGATGTGGAACATGTTAAGGGTCAAAGTTGCAAAAGTCAGAATTGCAAGCTAATTGAATAG
- the LOC130726968 gene encoding uncharacterized protein LOC130726968 isoform X1, translated as MEAAVSKLDPITEKLEEGAVYEISNFLIVQNTGSQRYTRHSFRIILHTSTRIVPAKDDRIPLHGLSFFHIQNIMLVGDKFGYLVDVMGVLSAASRVKLLIKGNRIYKMMVIDIMDLTGKCSCVLVGDIVESISEYLSKDWVNRPTIGLRYVDVRKVDGKVKINCIPYVSKIYINHVYEEDWITGDRFIGLESDIPVEYICSPDLSFDIKDDMVGSNSMRTVAELLTVKQRGVAVVKACINAFINDCPWSYNSCWCHMELQMENGAYRCNRCYRDIGKTVRRYKIQLEVFDGYDNTIFVLNDAQANQCVGIQCEDLLNLNEKNAVPGRYPLILQEKLLSKELLFKVRTGAGTTYYGEQTFEVLAICDDVGVISNFSRSEAFLTPVKAKFCPPFTQFEEICDGHDTEDNGVAKLKETVHCGSSNIGVIHSLGCLSDSTHSSINQVIVHRPLKRKLMAEFQDSENGCGQLLQYVDQCGGSKLVEEYKSFSKGNCSGIQPIPSDCKSLEDDVEHVKGQSCKSQNCKLIE; from the exons atgGAAGCAGCTGTATCAAAATTAGATCCTATTACTGAAAAGCTTGAGGAGGGTGCTGTTTATGAGATATCAAACTTCTTGATCGTTCAGAATACCGGATCTCAACGCTATACAAGGCATTCTTTCAGAATAATTTTGCATACTTCTACTAGAATTGTCCCAGCAAAGGATGATCGTATTCCATTGCATGGGTTGTCATTTTTTCACATTCAGAATATCATGTTAGTGGGAGATAAATTTGGCTACTTAGTAG ATGTAATGGGAGTGTTGTCAGCTGCATCTAGGGTCAAACTTCTGATCAAGGGTAATAGGATCTATAAGATGATGGTTATTGATATAATGGATTTAAC TGGGAAGTGTAGTTGTGTGCTGGTTGGTGATATAGTGGAAAGTATTTCTGAATACCTTAGTAAGGATTGGGTAAATAGGCCTACTATTGGTTTACGTTATGTTGATGTAAGAAAGGTTGATG GCAAAGTTAAGATTAATTGCATCCCATACGTTTCCAAGATTTACATCAATCATGTGTATGAAGAAGATTGGATAACGGGGGATAG GTTTATTGGTCTGGAATCAGATATTCCTGTTGAATATATTTGTAGCCCTGATTTGAGTTTTGACATTAAAGACGATATGGTTGGCTCTAACTCAATGAGAACTGTTGCTGAATTATTGACTGTTAAACAG CGAGGTGTTGCGGTTGTTAAAGCTTGTATCAATGCATTTATTAATGATTGCCCATGGTCTTATAATTCATGTTGGTGTCATATGGAACTCCAGATGGAAAATGGTGCTTATAGGTGCAATAGGTGTTATCGTGACATTGGCAAAACTGTCAGGAG GTATAAAATTCAGCTGGAAGTGTTTGATGGCTATGATAACACCATATTTGTGCTTAATGATGCTCAAGCAAATCAATGTGTTGGTATTCAATGCGAGGATTTACTTAATTTGAATGAG AAGAATGCTGTTCCTGGTAGATATCCGTTGATACTCCAAGAGAAACTGCTTAGTAAAGAATTGCTGTTCAAGGTTCGTACGGGTGCTGGTACAACGTATTATGGTGAACAGACATTTGAGGTGCTGGCTATTTGTGATGATGTTGGTGTGATCTCCAACTTTAGTCGTAGTGAAGCATTCCTCACACCTGTTAAG GCTAAGTTTTGTCCGCCTTTCACTCAGTTTGAAGAAATTTGTGATGGTCATGATACTGAAGATAATGGAGTTGCGAAGCTTAAAGAAACAGTCCATTGTGGTAGTAGCAATATTGGGGTAATACATTCCTTGGGTTGTCTATCTGACTCTACTCATTCATCCATTAACCAAGTTATTGTTCATCGTCCGCTGAAAAGGAAATTGATGGCAGAATTTCAAGATTCTGAGAATGGTTGTGGTCAGTTACTTCAGTATGTTGATCAGTGTGGTGGGAGTAAATTGGTTGAGGAGTATAAGTCATTTTCTAAAGGGAATTGTAGTGGAATCCAGCCTATTCCTTCTGATTGCAAAAGTCTGGAAGATGATGTGGAACATGTTAAGGGTCAAAGTTGCAAAAGTCAGAATTGCAAGCTAATTGAATAG
- the LOC130726987 gene encoding uncharacterized protein LOC130726987 isoform X1 — translation MSVMAYTAGPFNPLRSLFIGKETWKVKVRVLRVWEMFPIGDPSKPYAINLVLIDEEGVKIEAYIKKGYMSKFRGEFAEGNVYKITYFAVGDNGGSFRACEHAFKIFFTSRTRAVPDFSDVIPTVGLTLKNSAEIKGTLGESDFLIDYIGLLAELPSERQYEKSGNITRKIELELIDDKGKVRCALFGNYVDIVKEYLANVGNNLPVVVVQLAKIKSFRGHVVIQNVMNGTKVLFNPDIPEVTSFRNGLALHGIECDVPVGEIHGGLPYVPVDEEFLSHFPRKTIQELYSTAEEGIFIVLATRSDLLDGERWYYTSCRCHKSLTVEGGLSYCRGCAMFVLEVIPRFIIKAEVYDGEETATFVMFDNDSESIIQKSCKDLVLGSKIDSIGEYPDAVKAIVGREFLFKVEKGCDHGVKFDHSFKVKKICGDCGVIEMFKSNVAVHTPKKLMADAFVSNLDSGSNDCPLSDNMADYSGELSEIGAIAVSLDDISPVECSSVLSSAGCVVGGDSSDVKPSKRMRIRKIKLDL, via the exons ATGTCAG TGATGGCTTACACTGCTGGTCCTTTCAATCCATTGCGAAGTTTATTCATTGGGAAAGAAACCTGGAAAGTTAAGGTTCGCGTTCTTCGTGTGTGGGAGATGTTTCCTATTGGTGATCCATCCAAACCTTATGCCATTAATCTTGTCCTAATTGATGAAGAG GGAGTTAAAATTGAAGCTTATATTAAGAAGGGTTACATGTCGAAGTTTCGAGGTGAATTTGCTGAGGGAAATGTGTATAAGATAACCTATTTTGCTGTTGGTGACAATGGTGGTTCATTTCGTGCATGTGAACATGCGTTCAAGATATTTTTCACTTCAAGGACTCGTGCTGTGCCTGATTTTTCCGATGTCATTCCCACTGTTGGGTTGACATTGAAGAACTCTGCTGAGATTAAGGGTACTTTGGGGGAGTCTGATTTCCTGATAG attATATTGGATTACTTGCAGAACTTCCAAGTGAGAGGCAGTATGAAAAATCTGGAAATATAACAAGGAAGATTGAGCTTGAGCTTATTGATGACAA GGGTAAGGTCAGGTGCGCCCTATTTGGGAACTATGTGGACATTGTGAAGGAATATTTGGCTAATGTTGGCAATAATTTACCAGTTGTTGTTGTCCAGTTGGCTAAAATTAAGTCATTTAGAG GTCATGTTGTAATTCAAAATGTCATGAATGGAACTAAGGTCTTGTTTAATCCTGATATCCCTGAAGTGACCTCTTTTCGGAATGG TTTGGCATTGCATGGAATTGAGTGTGATGTTCCTGTTGGTGAAATTCACGGTGGGCTGCCTTATGTGCCTGTTGATGAGGagtttctttctcattttcctAGGAAGACAATTCAAGAGTTGTATTCCACTGCAGAG GAGGGCATATTCATAGTATTGGCTACAAGAAGTGATTTGCTTGATGGTGAGCGATGGTATTATACTTCGTGCCGCTGTCACAAATCATTAACTGTTGAGGGAGGTCTTTCTTACTGTCGTGGTTGTGCAATGTTTGTGCTTGAAGTTATTCCAAG GTTTATAATTAAGGCTGAGGTCTACGATGGTGAAGAAACTGCTACATTTGTGATGTTTGATAATGATAGTGAATCTATCATTCAAAAAAGTTGCAAAGATTTGGTTTTGGGCAGCAAG ATTGATTCTATTGGTGAATACCCTGATGCTGTGAAGGCCATTGTTGGGCGCGAGTTCCTTTTCAAGGTTGAGAAAGGTTGTGATCATGGTGTGAAGTTTGATCATTCCTTTAAAGTAAAGAAGATCTGTGGTGATTGTGGTGTCATTGAAATGTTTAAGTCTAATGTTGCTGTTCATACTCCTAAGAAG TTGATGGCCGATGCATTTGTTTCCAATCTTGATTCTGGATCAAATGATTGTCCGTTGAGTGACAATATGGCTGATTATTCTGGTGAACTCTCAGAAATTGGGGCTATCGCTGTTTCGCTGGATGACATATCGCCGGTTGAATGCTCTTCTGTTCTTTCTTCTGCTGGGTGTGTTGTTGGTGGTGATTCAAGTGATGTGAAGCCTTCAAAGAGGATGAGGATAAGGAAGATCAAACTAGATCTTTAG
- the LOC130726987 gene encoding uncharacterized protein LOC130726987 isoform X2 has protein sequence MFPIGDPSKPYAINLVLIDEEGVKIEAYIKKGYMSKFRGEFAEGNVYKITYFAVGDNGGSFRACEHAFKIFFTSRTRAVPDFSDVIPTVGLTLKNSAEIKGTLGESDFLIDYIGLLAELPSERQYEKSGNITRKIELELIDDKGKVRCALFGNYVDIVKEYLANVGNNLPVVVVQLAKIKSFRGHVVIQNVMNGTKVLFNPDIPEVTSFRNGLALHGIECDVPVGEIHGGLPYVPVDEEFLSHFPRKTIQELYSTAEEGIFIVLATRSDLLDGERWYYTSCRCHKSLTVEGGLSYCRGCAMFVLEVIPRFIIKAEVYDGEETATFVMFDNDSESIIQKSCKDLVLGSKIDSIGEYPDAVKAIVGREFLFKVEKGCDHGVKFDHSFKVKKICGDCGVIEMFKSNVAVHTPKKLMADAFVSNLDSGSNDCPLSDNMADYSGELSEIGAIAVSLDDISPVECSSVLSSAGCVVGGDSSDVKPSKRMRIRKIKLDL, from the exons ATGTTTCCTATTGGTGATCCATCCAAACCTTATGCCATTAATCTTGTCCTAATTGATGAAGAG GGAGTTAAAATTGAAGCTTATATTAAGAAGGGTTACATGTCGAAGTTTCGAGGTGAATTTGCTGAGGGAAATGTGTATAAGATAACCTATTTTGCTGTTGGTGACAATGGTGGTTCATTTCGTGCATGTGAACATGCGTTCAAGATATTTTTCACTTCAAGGACTCGTGCTGTGCCTGATTTTTCCGATGTCATTCCCACTGTTGGGTTGACATTGAAGAACTCTGCTGAGATTAAGGGTACTTTGGGGGAGTCTGATTTCCTGATAG attATATTGGATTACTTGCAGAACTTCCAAGTGAGAGGCAGTATGAAAAATCTGGAAATATAACAAGGAAGATTGAGCTTGAGCTTATTGATGACAA GGGTAAGGTCAGGTGCGCCCTATTTGGGAACTATGTGGACATTGTGAAGGAATATTTGGCTAATGTTGGCAATAATTTACCAGTTGTTGTTGTCCAGTTGGCTAAAATTAAGTCATTTAGAG GTCATGTTGTAATTCAAAATGTCATGAATGGAACTAAGGTCTTGTTTAATCCTGATATCCCTGAAGTGACCTCTTTTCGGAATGG TTTGGCATTGCATGGAATTGAGTGTGATGTTCCTGTTGGTGAAATTCACGGTGGGCTGCCTTATGTGCCTGTTGATGAGGagtttctttctcattttcctAGGAAGACAATTCAAGAGTTGTATTCCACTGCAGAG GAGGGCATATTCATAGTATTGGCTACAAGAAGTGATTTGCTTGATGGTGAGCGATGGTATTATACTTCGTGCCGCTGTCACAAATCATTAACTGTTGAGGGAGGTCTTTCTTACTGTCGTGGTTGTGCAATGTTTGTGCTTGAAGTTATTCCAAG GTTTATAATTAAGGCTGAGGTCTACGATGGTGAAGAAACTGCTACATTTGTGATGTTTGATAATGATAGTGAATCTATCATTCAAAAAAGTTGCAAAGATTTGGTTTTGGGCAGCAAG ATTGATTCTATTGGTGAATACCCTGATGCTGTGAAGGCCATTGTTGGGCGCGAGTTCCTTTTCAAGGTTGAGAAAGGTTGTGATCATGGTGTGAAGTTTGATCATTCCTTTAAAGTAAAGAAGATCTGTGGTGATTGTGGTGTCATTGAAATGTTTAAGTCTAATGTTGCTGTTCATACTCCTAAGAAG TTGATGGCCGATGCATTTGTTTCCAATCTTGATTCTGGATCAAATGATTGTCCGTTGAGTGACAATATGGCTGATTATTCTGGTGAACTCTCAGAAATTGGGGCTATCGCTGTTTCGCTGGATGACATATCGCCGGTTGAATGCTCTTCTGTTCTTTCTTCTGCTGGGTGTGTTGTTGGTGGTGATTCAAGTGATGTGAAGCCTTCAAAGAGGATGAGGATAAGGAAGATCAAACTAGATCTTTAG
- the LOC130726987 gene encoding uncharacterized protein LOC130726987 isoform X3: MSVMAYTAGPFNPLRSLFIGKETWKVKVRVLRVWEMFPIGDPSKPYAINLVLIDEEGVKIEAYIKKGYMSKFRGEFAEGNVYKITYFAVGDNGGSFRACEHAFKIFFTSRTRAVPDFSDVIPTVGLTLKNSAEIKGTLGESDFLIDYIGLLAELPSERQYEKSGNITRKIELELIDDKGKVRCALFGNYVDIVKEYLANVGNNLPVVVVQLAKIKSFRGHVVIQNVMNGTKVLFNPDIPEVTSFRNGLALHGIECDVPVGEIHGGLPYVPVDEEFLSHFPRKTIQELYSTAEEGIFIVLATRSDLLDGERWYYTSCRCHKSLTVEGGLSYCRGCAMFVLEVIPRFIIKAEVYDGEETATFVMFDNDSESIIQKSCKDLVLGSKIDSIGEYPDAVKAIVGREFLFKVEKGCDHGVKFDHSFKVKKICGDCGVIEMFKSNVAVHTPKKKLGLSLFRWMTYRRLNALLFFLLLGVLLVVIQVM, encoded by the exons ATGTCAG TGATGGCTTACACTGCTGGTCCTTTCAATCCATTGCGAAGTTTATTCATTGGGAAAGAAACCTGGAAAGTTAAGGTTCGCGTTCTTCGTGTGTGGGAGATGTTTCCTATTGGTGATCCATCCAAACCTTATGCCATTAATCTTGTCCTAATTGATGAAGAG GGAGTTAAAATTGAAGCTTATATTAAGAAGGGTTACATGTCGAAGTTTCGAGGTGAATTTGCTGAGGGAAATGTGTATAAGATAACCTATTTTGCTGTTGGTGACAATGGTGGTTCATTTCGTGCATGTGAACATGCGTTCAAGATATTTTTCACTTCAAGGACTCGTGCTGTGCCTGATTTTTCCGATGTCATTCCCACTGTTGGGTTGACATTGAAGAACTCTGCTGAGATTAAGGGTACTTTGGGGGAGTCTGATTTCCTGATAG attATATTGGATTACTTGCAGAACTTCCAAGTGAGAGGCAGTATGAAAAATCTGGAAATATAACAAGGAAGATTGAGCTTGAGCTTATTGATGACAA GGGTAAGGTCAGGTGCGCCCTATTTGGGAACTATGTGGACATTGTGAAGGAATATTTGGCTAATGTTGGCAATAATTTACCAGTTGTTGTTGTCCAGTTGGCTAAAATTAAGTCATTTAGAG GTCATGTTGTAATTCAAAATGTCATGAATGGAACTAAGGTCTTGTTTAATCCTGATATCCCTGAAGTGACCTCTTTTCGGAATGG TTTGGCATTGCATGGAATTGAGTGTGATGTTCCTGTTGGTGAAATTCACGGTGGGCTGCCTTATGTGCCTGTTGATGAGGagtttctttctcattttcctAGGAAGACAATTCAAGAGTTGTATTCCACTGCAGAG GAGGGCATATTCATAGTATTGGCTACAAGAAGTGATTTGCTTGATGGTGAGCGATGGTATTATACTTCGTGCCGCTGTCACAAATCATTAACTGTTGAGGGAGGTCTTTCTTACTGTCGTGGTTGTGCAATGTTTGTGCTTGAAGTTATTCCAAG GTTTATAATTAAGGCTGAGGTCTACGATGGTGAAGAAACTGCTACATTTGTGATGTTTGATAATGATAGTGAATCTATCATTCAAAAAAGTTGCAAAGATTTGGTTTTGGGCAGCAAG ATTGATTCTATTGGTGAATACCCTGATGCTGTGAAGGCCATTGTTGGGCGCGAGTTCCTTTTCAAGGTTGAGAAAGGTTGTGATCATGGTGTGAAGTTTGATCATTCCTTTAAAGTAAAGAAGATCTGTGGTGATTGTGGTGTCATTGAAATGTTTAAGTCTAATGTTGCTGTTCATACTCCTAAGAAG AAATTGGGGCTATCGCTGTTTCGCTGGATGACATATCGCCGGTTGAATGCTCTTCTGTTCTTTCTTCTGCTGGGTGTGTTGTTGGTGGTGATTCAAGTGATGTGA